One Bosea sp. 124 genomic window, GCGCTCGCCATGGCTGCGGGCATCTCGCTCGGCGCGCAGGGTGCGCTCGCCCAGAACAAGATGGAACTCAACATGGCGACGCCTTGGGCGGGCGGCCACTGGCTCGACATCGGCGCCAAGAAATACGCCGAGAATGTCGAGAAGATGACCGAGGGGCGGATCAAGATCAACGTCTTCCCGGCCGGCGCGCTCGGCCCCGCGCTCAAGGTCACGGAGACCGTGCAGAAGGGCGTCGCCGATATGGGCCATAGCTGGCCGGGCTATGACTGGGCGGTCGACCGCACCGGCGCGATCTTCTCGGGCTGGTCGGCGGGACCGAACCCCGAAGAGATGATGATGTGGCTCTACAATGGCGGCGGTGCCGATTTGTGGAAGCAGTGGCGCAAGGAGAAGTTCGACGTCGTCGCCTTCCCCTGCGGCGTGCTGGAGACCGAGTTCTTCATGCATTCGCACAAGCCGATCCGCACCGTCGAGGACATGAGGGGACTGAAACTCAGGACCTCGTCGTCCTGGGCCGAGATCGCGCCGATGCTCGGTGCCTCGACCGTCGTGCTGCCGGGCTCGGAAGTGTTCAGCGCGCTGGAGCGCAAGGTCGTGGACGCGATCGAATGGGGCGGCCCCGGCAGCAACCTGTCGGAGGGTTTCCACAAGGTCGCCAAATACATCATCATGCCGGGCCTGCATGCGCCGTCCGGCGCGCATGACTGCGTCTTCAATAATGCGGTCTGGGCCAAGATCGGCGACAAGGACAAGCAACTCCTGGAGCTCGCCGGCCGCCTGACCGTCCTCGACACCTATCTCGGCTACGCCAAGAGCGATCTCGACGCGTACAAGACGATCAAGGCGACGCCGGGCATCGAGATGATCCAGGTCGAGCCGAGCCTGACGGCGGCGGTCGTCAAGGCCTCGAACGAATGGGCTGAGAAGCAGTCCGCTTCGAACGCCTGGTTCAAGAAGGTCTACGACAACCAGAAGGCCTTCATGGCGACCGTCAAGCCGATGGCCGAGTTCCGCTTCGCCATCGGATCGCGCTGATCCCTCCCCGCACCGGCGGCGCCAGAGATGGCGTTGCCGGTGTGCTTCCCGGCTTGAGGTTGTTCATGCCCATCGTTCATTTCATCGGCAGGCTGTCGCTGTGGTCGGGCCGGCTCGGTGCGGTCGTGGTCCTTCCGCTCGTGCTTGCCATGGTTTTCGAGGTCGTCAGTCGCTACGCCTTTTCGGCGCCGACGGCCTGGGCCTTCGAACTCAGCTACATGATGATGGGCACGATCTTCCTGCTCGGCTTGTCCTATGCGGTGCTGGTCAACCAGCACGTCAATGTCGACTTTCTCCACCAGGTTCTGCCGCGGCGCGGTGTCGCGATCATCGACGCCATCGGCTACATCCTGATGGCAGGCATGCTGTTCTGGCTGACCAATACGCTCATCGCCAATATCGCCAGCGTCTATCGCACCGGCGAGGGCACCGGCCTCTCGGCCTGGAACCCGCCGATCTGGCCCTATCGCTGCATCTACGCGCTCGGCTTTGGGCTGTTTGCCCTGCAATGCCTCGCCAAGGCCATCGAGAACCTGCTGGTCGTGTTCGGCCGTGAGACCGAAGGATCGGCCCGATGACCTCGCAGACCGTCCTTTGGATGTTCCCGGCCCTGCTGGGTCTGATCTTCCTCGGCTTCCCAGTCGCGTTCTCGATGATGCTGGCGGCACTCGGCTTCGGCCTGCTGCGCTTTGGCGGCACGCTCGTGCACCAGTTCGCCCAGCGCATCGACGATCTTTCGACCAACTACGTGCTCGGCGCGATCCCGCTGTTCATCTTCATGGGCTCGATCCTCGAACGCGCCGGCATCGCCGAGAAGCTGTTCGACGCGCTCTATATGTGGACACGCCGGCTGCCCGGTGGGCTTGCGGTCGCGGCGCTCCTGATGTGCACGATCTTCGCCGCGGCCAGTGGCGTCGTCGGTGCGACCGAGACCCTGGTCGGCATGCTCGCCATCCCGGCGATGATCAAGCGCAAGTACAACAACTCGCTGATCGCCGGCACGATCTGCGGCGGTGGCTCGCTCGGCACCATCATCCCGCCCTCGGTGCCGGTCGTCGTGCTGGCTCCGATCGCGACCTTGTCGATCGGCGACCTGCTGGCCGGCATCCTGATCCCCGGCCTGACGATGTCGGGTCTGTTCATCCTCTACATCCTGATCGCCTGCGCGCTCAAACCGTCGCTGGCGCCGCCGGAGACCGAGCCCGATCCGCGCAGCCTGGGCGAGAAGATCAAGTTCACGGCCATCGCGCTGATCCCGCCCGCCTTCCTGATCTTCACCGTGCTCGGCACGCTGTTCATGGGTTTGGCGACACCGACGGAGGCTGCGGCCTGCGGCTCGCTCGGCGTGCTCCTGCTTGCGATCGTCTATGGTCGCATGTCGTGGCGCCTGCTCTACCAGGCCTCGATCCAGACGGTCTCGCTGACGGCGATGATCCTCGCCATCATCCTTGCGGGCGGCATGTTCTCGGGGGTGTTCTTTGCGTCCGGCGGTATGGCGGCGACCAAGGGCATCCTCGACGCCTTCGGCCTGTCGCCCTGGTCGGTGATCGCGATCATCCTCTTCGTTGCCTTTATCCTCGGCTTCCTGATCGATTCGATTTCGATCATCCTGATCATCGTGCCGATCGCCATTCCGCTGGTGAAGAGCTTCGGGATTGACCCGATCTGGTTCTCGGTTGTGCTGCTGGTGATGCTGCAGACCGCGTATTTAACGCCGCCGATGGCCCCCTCGATCTTCTATCTGAAGGCGATCGCACCACCGACGATGCGGCTGCAGGACATGTATTGGGGCGTGATTCCCTTCATCTGCTGCCAGCTTCTGGTGCTCGCCCTGCTGCTTTTCTTCCCGGCAATGGCGACCTGGATGCCGAAGGTGATGTATGGCGGCTGAGCCGGGTCTGTCCCGCGGCGCCCTGCGCTGCGGGCGCCCCGTCCGGGCTGTTGCGCGCATGGTGCCAGCGGACCGGGCAGTCCATGTTCGGCCGCTGCGGGCCACCATGGTAACCCGCCGCAAAAGAAGCTCATCCGGCTCTTCGGAAGGCCGGATGGCGGAAGGTCTCTGACCTGACCGCAGCAAGGGAGACCAGCAATGATCTATGAAGAGCGCGACTATCGCATCAAAGCCGGCAAGCTCGGCGAATTCGTCAAGATCTATGGCGAGTACGGGCTGCCGCTCCAGAAGGAGCATCTCGGCACCTTCATCGCCTATTTCACCACCGAGATCGGCGAACTGAACCATGTCGTCGCGCTGTGGAGCTACAACAGCCTCGACGAGCGTGCCGCCATGCGAAAGGCGATGCTGGCCGATCCGCGCTGGCAGGACTACCTCAAGCGTGTCGACGGAATGCTCGAGATCCAGGACACGCGCATCCTGACGCCTGTCTCCTACTCGCCGCTGCAATGAGCGCCGTATCCGTCTCCGGAGCGTCCGGCGCCTTCACCGTCACGACGAAGGATGGTGCGGTCCTGCATGCCTTCTCCGAGGGCGAGGGGCCGGTTCTGTTGCTCGTCAGCGGTCTCGGCGGCACCGCCGGATTCTGGAAAAGCAATGCGACGACACTGGCGCGGTCCTTCCGCGTCATCCGCTTCGACCAACGCGGCATCGCGGCCAGCACGCGCGGCACGGCGCCCTGCACCATCGACCAGCTCGCGCTGGACTGCCTGAGCGTGCTCGATGGGGCGGGCGTCGCGCGGGCCGTGCTGCTTGGCCACTCGACCGGGGGGTGCATTGGCCAGGCCCTGGCGCGGATCGCGCCGGAGCGGCTCGACGGGCTGATCCTGAGCGCGACCTGGCTCAAGCCGAGCCGCTATATGGGCGCTCTGTTTGGCGCGCGACGCTCGATCCTCGACGAGAACCCGCAGGCCTATGCCGCGACGGCCGTGCTGATCTCCTACCCGCCGGTCTGGCTGGAGGCGAACTGGAACGTCTACGAGGCGGCGCTGGCCGCCGCTCCGGCCTCGGCGGAGGCGCGTCAGGTCGTGCGCGAGCGCATCGACGCGCTGCTCTCCTTCGACGGCTCTGCGGATGTCGCTTCGCTCGCGGTGCCGACGCTGGTGCTGGGGGCGCGCGACGACATGATCGTGCCGTCCTTCCTTCAGGAAGATCTGGCGGCGGCCCTGCCCGGAGCCCGCAAGATCCTGCTCGACAGCGGCGGGCATTTCTTCCCGGTGTCGCGGCCTGATGCCTTCACGGCCAAGGTCGTGGAATGGGTCGGAGAACTCAGGTGAGCGCCCG contains:
- a CDS encoding TRAP transporter small permease subunit, which translates into the protein MPIVHFIGRLSLWSGRLGAVVVLPLVLAMVFEVVSRYAFSAPTAWAFELSYMMMGTIFLLGLSYAVLVNQHVNVDFLHQVLPRRGVAIIDAIGYILMAGMLFWLTNTLIANIASVYRTGEGTGLSAWNPPIWPYRCIYALGFGLFALQCLAKAIENLLVVFGRETEGSAR
- the dctP gene encoding TRAP transporter substrate-binding protein DctP, giving the protein MTGFKTTAAALAMAAGISLGAQGALAQNKMELNMATPWAGGHWLDIGAKKYAENVEKMTEGRIKINVFPAGALGPALKVTETVQKGVADMGHSWPGYDWAVDRTGAIFSGWSAGPNPEEMMMWLYNGGGADLWKQWRKEKFDVVAFPCGVLETEFFMHSHKPIRTVEDMRGLKLRTSSSWAEIAPMLGASTVVLPGSEVFSALERKVVDAIEWGGPGSNLSEGFHKVAKYIIMPGLHAPSGAHDCVFNNAVWAKIGDKDKQLLELAGRLTVLDTYLGYAKSDLDAYKTIKATPGIEMIQVEPSLTAAVVKASNEWAEKQSASNAWFKKVYDNQKAFMATVKPMAEFRFAIGSR
- a CDS encoding alpha/beta fold hydrolase, which gives rise to MSAVSVSGASGAFTVTTKDGAVLHAFSEGEGPVLLLVSGLGGTAGFWKSNATTLARSFRVIRFDQRGIAASTRGTAPCTIDQLALDCLSVLDGAGVARAVLLGHSTGGCIGQALARIAPERLDGLILSATWLKPSRYMGALFGARRSILDENPQAYAATAVLISYPPVWLEANWNVYEAALAAAPASAEARQVVRERIDALLSFDGSADVASLAVPTLVLGARDDMIVPSFLQEDLAAALPGARKILLDSGGHFFPVSRPDAFTAKVVEWVGELR
- a CDS encoding TRAP transporter large permease subunit, whose translation is MTSQTVLWMFPALLGLIFLGFPVAFSMMLAALGFGLLRFGGTLVHQFAQRIDDLSTNYVLGAIPLFIFMGSILERAGIAEKLFDALYMWTRRLPGGLAVAALLMCTIFAAASGVVGATETLVGMLAIPAMIKRKYNNSLIAGTICGGGSLGTIIPPSVPVVVLAPIATLSIGDLLAGILIPGLTMSGLFILYILIACALKPSLAPPETEPDPRSLGEKIKFTAIALIPPAFLIFTVLGTLFMGLATPTEAAACGSLGVLLLAIVYGRMSWRLLYQASIQTVSLTAMILAIILAGGMFSGVFFASGGMAATKGILDAFGLSPWSVIAIILFVAFILGFLIDSISIILIIVPIAIPLVKSFGIDPIWFSVVLLVMLQTAYLTPPMAPSIFYLKAIAPPTMRLQDMYWGVIPFICCQLLVLALLLFFPAMATWMPKVMYGG
- a CDS encoding NIPSNAP family protein, with the translated sequence MIYEERDYRIKAGKLGEFVKIYGEYGLPLQKEHLGTFIAYFTTEIGELNHVVALWSYNSLDERAAMRKAMLADPRWQDYLKRVDGMLEIQDTRILTPVSYSPLQ